Below is a genomic region from Garciella nitratireducens DSM 15102.
TCAAAATAGAATTTTGGACCTTTATGTTTTTCAATCACTTTCCAAGCTTTTTGACTAACACAAACTAAAGCTAGTCCTGGAGGTAATCCTATGGCTTTATGAGAAGCAGTTACAGCGATATCTACATCCCAATCATCCATTTTCAAATCCATTCCTACCAAAGCGGAAACACTATCTACAATCAAAAGAGCATCGGTATCTTTTACGATGTTTCCTATTTTCTCCACAGGATTTACTACTGCAGTAGAGGTTTCGCAATGAGTTAGAAAAACAGCTTTAATATCGGGGTTTTGTTGTAATACTTCTTTTACAGTTTCTGGTTTTGCAGTAGTTCCTAAATCAAATTTTAAAGTCATTACATTGGCACCATAAGCTTTTGCAATTTTTACAAATCTTTCTCCAAATACTCCTGTTACTAGTACGAGAACTTTATCATTAGGTTCTACTACATTAGCGACAGCTGCTTCTAAGGCACCTGTTCCAGTAGAAGCTAAGATAAAAACATCTTCTTTTGTTTGAAATACATATTTCGCTTTTTCACAAGTTTGAGCAAAAATTTCAGAAAAAGCTCCACTACGGTGTCCTAGGATAGTGCGATCCATTGCTCTTTGTACTTCAGGAGATACAGGAGTAGGTCCTGGTATTCTTAAATGTTGGTACTCTTTAAACATAATTAGAATTCCTCCTCTAAAATTATTAAATAAATTTAAAGAAATAAAAAAACCCTTCGCCCCTATTGGATTTGGGACGAAAGGTTTTACTTCCGCGTTGCCACCCTAATTTATCATAATCTCACGATCATGACCTCAGTAGGTAATAGAATCTACTACCTGAAATGATAACGGATTTTACCGTTTAGACCTACTTTGTTTCAGCCTAACAACTCCAGAACGCTATTTTGAAGAGGAATCTACCAGTTTACACCAGCCACTGGCTCTCTTTAATCATCCTACAACAAAACTTTCCTTCATCGTTATTTTTGGTTTTTTTATGTTATTAAAGACTCTACCATCATTTTTAAAATTCGTCAATAGATTTTTTGAAAAAATTCTGAAAAAATGTTTTTAAAAGGATTACAATTGTTTTTGATATAAGGATGATACTTTGATTTATACATAAGATAGTATAAAATAGAAGTATTAGAAGAAAGGTTGTTGGTAAAATGACATTTTCAGTAAAAACTAAAAATGAGATTTCGAGACTTCCTATAAAGAAAGATTGTTGTGCTTTAGCAGAATTATCAGCTTTGATTCATATGAGTGGTTCTATTTTTTTAGAAGGACAAAATCATATTGGTTTCAAGATTAGCACAGAAAATGCTGCTATCGCTCGAAGAATATTTAGTTTGTTAAAAATAAAATTTCAAATTCAAACGGAAGTAGGAGTAAGGAAAAATCGTCAATTAAAAAAAAATAATGTTTATATTATCCGGGTTCCCTATAAATTTAATGCGGAGAAGATTTTAGAGAAAACAGGTATTTTGCAGAAGGATGAAAACCGAGAGAAAACTATAAATTCTCGCATTTTGGTTCAACTTATCGAAAAGGAATGTTGTAAGAGGGCGTATCTTCGTGGAGCATTTCTTGGAGGAGGATCTATTTCAGATCCTGAAAAAGCCTATCATTTGGAGTTTGTAACCTATAATGAAAGACATGCTCAGGATTTATGTAATCTGATTAATCATTATAAACTATCTTCAAAAATTGTGCAACGAAAAAATAGTTATGTGGTATATTTAAAAGAAGGGGATCAGATTGTTACGCTTCTTAATATTATGCAGGCTCATAATGCATTACTAGATTTAGAAAATATAAGGATTTATAAAGAAATGCGTAATAATGTAAATCGTATTGTAAATTGCGAAACTGCGAATTTAAGTAAAACAGTGAACGCAGCTTTAAGACATATCGAAAATATTGAATATATCAAAAAAAATATTGGCTTTCATAAATTACCTCAAGGGCTTAGAGAAGTAGCTGAATTGCGTCTTAATTATCAAGATGCTACTTTAAAGGAATTGGGAGAAATGTTAAATCCTCCTGTGGGAAAATCTGGAATAAATCATAGATTACGAAAGTTGGATAAAATTGCAGAGGATTTAAAAATCAAGCGAGGAGAATTATAAAAAAGAAAAGAAGGGAGGTTCTTTAATGGCGGAATTTACTCATTTGCATGTTCATACAGAGTATAGTTTATTAGATGGATCTGGGAAGATAAAAGAGTTGATAAAAAGAACTAAAGAGTTAGGAATGGATACTGTTGCTATTACAGATCATGGGGTGATGTTTGGAGTAGTAGATTTTTATAAAGAAGCCATTGCTCAAGGGATAAAACCTATTATTGGATGTGAAGTATATATTGCCTCTCGGGGATTGGAACAGAAAGATCCTCGATTGGATCAAAGTCAATATCACTTAATTCTACTTGCTAAAAATCAAAGAGGATATGATAATTTAAAAAAAATTGTATCCAAAGGGTATATAGACGGATTTTACTATAAGCCACGAGTAGATGCTAATTTTTTAAGAAAACATAGTGAGGGTATTATTTGTTTAAGTGCTTGTATAGGAGGAGAGATTCCCCAAGCGATTTTAAGAGGAGAAGAAAATCTTGCAAGAAAACTTATTACTCGTTACCAGGATATTTTTGGGAAGGAGAATTTCTATATAGAGATACAAAATCATGGATTACAAGAAGAGATAGAGTTAAATTATCGTTTGATTTCACTAGCAAAGGAACTAGATGCTCCCTTAGTTGCTACTAACGATGTACATTATATCCAAAAAGAAGATGCTACTGCTCATGATATCCTTTTATGCATTCAAACAGGTACAATTGTAGAAGAGGAAAATCGTATGCGCTTTCCTAATGATGAATTTTATTTAAAATCTCCAGAGGAGATGGAAAAACTTTTTGAAGAAATTCCTGAAGCTTTGGACAATACAACAAAGATTGCTCATGAATGCAATGTTTTTTTTGACTTTGAGCATTTGCATCTTCCTAGATTTGATGTGCCAAAGGGGGAAAGCAGTACCAGCTATTTAAGAAAATTGTGCTTAGAAGGATTAAGTAAAAAGTATTCTATCATTACAGAAGAGATAAAAAAAAGATTAGAATATGAATTGTCTGTTATTCATGAAATGGGATATGAAGATTATTTTTTGATTGTTTGGGATTTCATTCGATTTGCTAAAGAACATGGAATTATGGTAGGACCAGGACGAGGAAGTGCTGCGGGAAGTTTAGTAGCTTACACATTGGATATTACTAAAATTGATCCTTTAAAATATAATTTGATTTTTGAACGTTTTTTAAATCCAGATCGTGTTACTATGCCAGATATCGATATAGACTTTTGTTATGAGCGCCGAGGAGAAGTGATTGAATATGTAATAGAAAAATATGGAGAAGATCGGGTCGCTCAAATCATTACTTTTGGAAC
It encodes:
- a CDS encoding pyridoxal-phosphate-dependent aminotransferase family protein; its protein translation is MFKEYQHLRIPGPTPVSPEVQRAMDRTILGHRSGAFSEIFAQTCEKAKYVFQTKEDVFILASTGTGALEAAVANVVEPNDKVLVLVTGVFGERFVKIAKAYGANVMTLKFDLGTTAKPETVKEVLQQNPDIKAVFLTHCETSTAVVNPVEKIGNIVKDTDALLIVDSVSALVGMDLKMDDWDVDIAVTASHKAIGLPPGLALVCVSQKAWKVIEKHKGPKFYFDLLAYRKKIKDRTTPYTGPVSLVYGLSKSLDLIKEEGLENGFKRHQLIRDMVRAAVKALNLELFVQEEEAASCTVTAIKGNNQLDVEQLRKILREDYKVEVAGGQQDLKGKIFRIGHLGYIHPLDILTTISALEMALKQIGYPISLGAGIKAAEEVWCNDKNIG
- the whiA gene encoding DNA-binding protein WhiA codes for the protein MTFSVKTKNEISRLPIKKDCCALAELSALIHMSGSIFLEGQNHIGFKISTENAAIARRIFSLLKIKFQIQTEVGVRKNRQLKKNNVYIIRVPYKFNAEKILEKTGILQKDENREKTINSRILVQLIEKECCKRAYLRGAFLGGGSISDPEKAYHLEFVTYNERHAQDLCNLINHYKLSSKIVQRKNSYVVYLKEGDQIVTLLNIMQAHNALLDLENIRIYKEMRNNVNRIVNCETANLSKTVNAALRHIENIEYIKKNIGFHKLPQGLREVAELRLNYQDATLKELGEMLNPPVGKSGINHRLRKLDKIAEDLKIKRGEL